From Bradyrhizobium sp. NDS-1, the proteins below share one genomic window:
- the lon gene encoding endopeptidase La, with amino-acid sequence MATEQMNNEQTSNDVKIPDDALIIIPVREMVLFPGAIAPITIGRAKSIAAAQQALREQRPVGIVLQRSPETEEPGPDDLYRVATIANIVRYITAPDGTHHIVCQGVQRARILDFLPGTPFPAARIQQIPEPTANSPEIEARALNLQRQAIEAIELLPQAPPELAAMFQGTSAPGALADLATSFMDIKPQDKQEVLETIDLALRVEKVSKHLAERLEVLRISNEIGQKTKASFDERQREAILREQMATIQRQLGEGDGKATEVAELTAAIAKANMPPEADAHAKKELRRYERMPEAAGEAGMVRTYLDWLIELPWALPAEKPIDIKEARAILDADHFGLEKIKSRIIEYLAVRKLAPQGKAPILCFVGPPGVGKTSLGQSIARAMDRPFVRVSLGGVHDEAEIRGHRRTYIGALPGNIIQGIKKAGSRNCVMMLDEIDKMGRGVQGDPSAAMLEVLDPEQNGTFRDNYLGVPFDLSRVVFIATANMLDQIPGPLLDRMELISLAGYTEDEKLEIAQRYLVRRQLEANGLSAEQAEIEPDALKLVVKGYTREAGVRNLEREIGKLFRHAAVQVAEGTATKVVVGAKDIATVLGQPRFEGEIAQRTSIPGVATGLAWTPVGGDILFIEASKVPGKGGMILTGQLGEVMRESVQAALTLVKSKAPQLGIDPSLFEKSDIHVHVPAGATPKDGPSAGVAMFTALTSLLTNRTVRSDTAMTGEISLRGLVLPVGGIKEKVVAAAAAGLKRVMLPARNKRDYDDIPKSARDNLEFIWLERVDEAIAAALEPVEVQADAKVEAAE; translated from the coding sequence ATGGCCACCGAACAGATGAACAACGAACAGACCAGTAACGACGTGAAGATCCCCGACGACGCGCTGATCATCATCCCCGTGCGCGAGATGGTGCTATTCCCAGGCGCCATCGCGCCGATCACGATCGGCCGTGCCAAGTCCATCGCCGCCGCGCAGCAGGCGCTGCGCGAGCAGCGGCCGGTCGGCATCGTCCTGCAGCGCAGCCCCGAGACCGAGGAGCCCGGGCCGGACGACCTCTACCGGGTCGCGACCATCGCCAACATCGTGCGCTACATCACCGCGCCCGACGGCACCCATCACATCGTCTGCCAGGGCGTGCAGCGCGCGCGCATCCTCGACTTCCTGCCGGGAACGCCGTTCCCGGCCGCGCGGATCCAGCAGATCCCCGAGCCGACCGCGAATTCGCCCGAGATCGAGGCGCGCGCGCTGAATCTGCAGCGCCAGGCGATCGAGGCGATCGAGCTGCTGCCGCAGGCGCCGCCCGAGCTGGCCGCGATGTTCCAGGGCACCAGTGCGCCCGGCGCGCTGGCGGATCTGGCGACCTCGTTCATGGACATCAAGCCGCAGGACAAGCAGGAGGTGCTGGAGACCATCGACCTCGCCTTGCGCGTCGAGAAGGTGTCGAAGCACCTGGCCGAGCGGCTGGAGGTGCTGCGCATCTCCAACGAAATCGGCCAGAAGACCAAGGCCTCCTTCGACGAGCGGCAGCGCGAGGCGATCCTGCGCGAGCAGATGGCGACCATCCAGCGCCAGCTCGGCGAAGGCGACGGCAAGGCGACCGAGGTCGCCGAGCTGACCGCTGCGATCGCCAAGGCCAACATGCCGCCCGAGGCGGACGCGCACGCCAAAAAGGAGCTGCGCCGCTATGAGCGCATGCCCGAGGCTGCCGGCGAGGCCGGCATGGTCCGCACGTACCTGGATTGGCTGATCGAGCTGCCCTGGGCGCTGCCCGCGGAGAAGCCGATCGACATCAAGGAGGCGCGAGCCATCCTGGATGCCGACCATTTCGGCCTGGAGAAGATCAAGAGCCGGATCATCGAATATCTGGCGGTGCGCAAGCTGGCGCCGCAGGGCAAGGCGCCGATCCTGTGCTTCGTCGGCCCGCCCGGCGTCGGCAAGACCTCGCTCGGACAATCCATCGCCCGCGCGATGGACCGCCCCTTCGTGCGCGTCAGCCTGGGCGGCGTGCACGACGAAGCCGAGATCCGCGGCCACCGGCGCACCTATATCGGCGCGCTGCCCGGCAACATCATCCAGGGCATCAAGAAGGCGGGCTCACGCAACTGCGTCATGATGCTGGACGAGATCGACAAGATGGGCCGCGGCGTGCAGGGCGATCCGTCGGCCGCCATGCTGGAGGTGCTCGACCCCGAGCAAAACGGAACGTTCCGGGATAATTACCTGGGCGTGCCCTTCGACCTGTCGCGCGTGGTGTTCATCGCGACCGCCAACATGCTGGACCAGATCCCGGGTCCGCTCCTGGACCGCATGGAGCTGATCAGCCTCGCCGGCTACACTGAGGACGAGAAGCTGGAGATCGCGCAGCGCTATCTGGTGCGGCGGCAGCTCGAGGCGAACGGACTCTCCGCCGAGCAGGCCGAGATCGAGCCGGATGCGTTGAAGCTGGTGGTCAAGGGTTACACCCGCGAGGCCGGCGTGCGTAACCTCGAGCGCGAGATCGGCAAGCTGTTCCGTCATGCCGCGGTGCAGGTCGCCGAGGGTACGGCGACGAAGGTCGTGGTGGGCGCGAAGGACATCGCCACCGTGCTCGGCCAGCCGCGCTTCGAAGGCGAGATCGCGCAGCGCACCAGCATTCCGGGCGTGGCCACCGGCCTTGCCTGGACGCCGGTCGGCGGCGACATCCTGTTCATCGAGGCATCAAAGGTGCCCGGCAAGGGCGGGATGATCCTGACCGGTCAGCTCGGCGAGGTCATGCGCGAGAGCGTGCAGGCTGCGCTGACGCTGGTGAAGAGCAAGGCGCCGCAGCTCGGCATCGATCCGTCACTGTTCGAGAAGAGCGACATCCACGTTCACGTTCCCGCGGGCGCGACTCCGAAGGACGGTCCGAGCGCGGGCGTTGCGATGTTCACGGCGCTGACGTCCCTGCTCACCAACCGCACGGTGCGCAGCGATACCGCCATGACCGGCGAGATCTCGCTGCGCGGACTGGTGCTGCCGGTCGGCGGCATCAAGGAGAAGGTGGTGGCTGCGGCCGCTGCCGGGTTGAAGCGGGTGATGCTGCCGGCGCGCAACAAGCGGGATTACGACGACATCCCGAAGAGCGCGCGGGACAACCTCGAATTCATCT
- a CDS encoding Hsp20/alpha crystallin family protein produces MQPKNPLDWMLSEALDSLTRADRLRQQFGRQEACWEPPIDVLETEHELLILVALPGVNPDNVETVIHDGVLVVSGQRTLPPELRNARIHRLELPQGRFERRIALPLGRYAISRFVMDGCVALRLAKS; encoded by the coding sequence ATGCAACCGAAAAATCCCCTCGACTGGATGCTGTCCGAAGCCCTCGACTCGTTGACCCGCGCCGACCGGCTGCGTCAGCAGTTCGGCCGCCAGGAAGCCTGCTGGGAGCCGCCGATCGACGTGCTCGAGACCGAGCATGAGCTTCTGATCCTGGTGGCGCTTCCCGGTGTCAATCCGGACAATGTCGAGACTGTCATCCATGACGGCGTGCTCGTCGTCTCCGGCCAGCGCACCCTGCCCCCGGAGCTCCGCAACGCCCGCATCCACCGGCTCGAGCTGCCGCAGGGGCGTTTTGAGCGCCGCATTGCATTGCCCCTCGGCCGCTACGCCATCAGCCGCTTCGTGATGGACGGCTGCGTCGCGCTGCGCCTTGCCAAATCCTGA
- a CDS encoding ferritin-like domain-containing protein encodes MAKRTKKRTSKKTAARRPRQAPKMLSDLFVETLKDIYFAENKIIKTLPKMAKAAQSKELAAAFNKHLRETQGQVKRLDQIFKMLGKPARGKPCEAINGITDEGAEIMKEFKGAPALDAGLLAAAQAVEHYEISRYGTLRTWAEELGMPDAARLLQATLDEEEATDHTLTELATSVINLEAEEEYRAAA; translated from the coding sequence ATGGCCAAACGAACCAAGAAGCGCACATCCAAGAAGACCGCGGCTCGGCGGCCGCGTCAGGCGCCGAAGATGCTCAGCGACCTGTTTGTGGAGACGCTGAAGGACATCTATTTCGCCGAGAACAAGATCATCAAGACCTTGCCCAAGATGGCGAAGGCAGCGCAATCGAAGGAGCTGGCCGCCGCCTTCAACAAGCACCTGCGCGAGACCCAGGGCCAGGTCAAGCGGCTGGACCAGATCTTCAAGATGCTGGGCAAGCCTGCCCGCGGCAAGCCGTGCGAAGCCATCAACGGCATTACCGACGAGGGCGCCGAGATCATGAAGGAGTTCAAGGGCGCGCCGGCGCTCGATGCGGGACTGCTCGCGGCCGCCCAGGCGGTGGAGCATTACGAGATCTCCCGCTACGGCACCTTGCGCACCTGGGCCGAAGAGCTCGGCATGCCGGACGCGGCAAGGCTGCTGCAGGCGACGCTGGACGAGGAAGAGGCGACTGATCACACGCTGACCGAGCTCGCGACGTCCGTGATCAACCTCGAGGCCGAAGAAGAGTACCGCGCGGCGGCCTGA
- a CDS encoding class II aldolase/adducin family protein, translating to MSMTADELAKRQAIIDACRRMNALGINQGTSGNISVRHVDGLLVTPTSVPYEAMTPDQIVFTAMDGAHAPDQKPSSEWRFHRDILESRPDVNAVVHAHPTYWLAVEVEPLARQDHGCLQIGQPPLLPSDEIERVRRRMAGYGLSEG from the coding sequence ATGTCGATGACTGCGGACGAGCTCGCCAAGAGACAGGCCATCATCGACGCTTGCCGGCGCATGAACGCGCTCGGCATCAACCAGGGCACCTCGGGCAATATCAGCGTCCGACATGTGGACGGGCTTCTGGTCACGCCGACCAGCGTGCCTTACGAGGCCATGACGCCGGACCAGATCGTCTTCACGGCCATGGACGGCGCACACGCGCCCGATCAGAAGCCGTCGAGCGAATGGCGGTTTCATCGCGACATCCTGGAGTCGCGTCCCGACGTCAACGCCGTGGTGCATGCGCATCCGACCTATTGGCTCGCCGTCGAAGTCGAGCCGCTGGCGCGGCAGGATCACGGCTGCCTCCAGATCGGACAACCGCCGCTGCTTCCCAGCGACGAGATCGAACGGGTCCGCCGGCGCATGGCCGGCTACGGCCTGTCGGAAGGGTAG
- a CDS encoding chloride channel protein — protein sequence MFVRIRHLVDRKGTNRTMVRLRALLRSNEFYLIPLALVIGTLAGAVVTLMAHIAQFAHVVIYGIPVDVHLSAHASVSPWAALIAPALGGLSLGIMEWSRRRMKISNAVDPIEANALRGGNLSMRDSMVVSGQTLISNGCGASVGLEAGYTQIGSGIASQLGKFFNLRRNDLRLMVGCGAAAAIAAAFGAPITGAFYACELIVGVYAVGSAAPILAASLAGALTAQWLGGAPYSLEIPKVSAVGVEQYLALIGLALITSGVGIAVMRSSPMFERLFAWMPVWLRPVIGGLIVGGFAIITPQVLAAGHGAMVLDLFHDMTIGLIALIIALKVTACLISLASGFRGGLFFASLFVGSLIGKFFAAVLLLISPNFAIDPLVAMLTGMATLGVAIVGGPLTMSFLVLEMTRNVDVTAVVLAGCIVTSICVRFMFGHSFSTWRLHLRGETIRSANDVGWLRNLTVERLMRSDVGKVPSTTTIAAARREFALGSRPGIVIVNNVDEYVGLVLLPDLFSGDLDTIADEIQVIELARLIDIVLIPEMNVKSAMAVFDEAEAEMLAVVDSTDSRKVIGFLTETFARRRYVEEIDKATRGVLGALS from the coding sequence GTGTTCGTGCGGATCAGGCATCTCGTCGATCGCAAGGGGACGAACCGCACCATGGTTCGGCTGCGCGCTCTCTTGCGCAGCAACGAGTTCTACCTGATCCCGCTCGCGCTGGTGATCGGCACGCTGGCCGGTGCGGTCGTGACGCTGATGGCCCATATCGCGCAGTTCGCGCATGTGGTGATCTACGGGATTCCCGTCGATGTTCACCTGTCGGCTCACGCGAGCGTCAGTCCGTGGGCGGCACTGATCGCGCCTGCACTCGGTGGGCTGTCGCTCGGAATCATGGAATGGTCGCGGCGGCGCATGAAGATCTCGAACGCGGTCGACCCGATCGAGGCGAACGCGCTGCGCGGCGGCAATCTCTCGATGCGCGACAGCATGGTGGTGTCGGGCCAGACCCTGATCTCCAACGGCTGCGGCGCCTCGGTCGGCCTCGAGGCCGGCTATACCCAGATCGGCTCGGGTATCGCCTCGCAGCTCGGCAAGTTCTTCAATCTGCGCCGCAACGATTTGCGCCTGATGGTTGGCTGCGGCGCTGCCGCCGCGATCGCGGCGGCGTTCGGCGCCCCGATCACCGGCGCCTTCTACGCCTGTGAGCTCATCGTCGGCGTCTATGCGGTCGGCAGCGCCGCCCCGATCCTGGCGGCATCGCTCGCGGGCGCCCTGACCGCGCAATGGCTCGGCGGCGCGCCGTACTCGCTGGAGATACCCAAGGTCAGCGCCGTCGGCGTCGAGCAATATCTGGCGCTGATCGGGCTCGCGCTCATCACCAGCGGCGTCGGCATCGCCGTGATGCGTTCTTCGCCGATGTTCGAGCGCCTGTTCGCCTGGATGCCGGTCTGGCTGCGTCCAGTGATCGGAGGCCTCATCGTCGGCGGCTTCGCCATCATCACGCCGCAGGTGCTGGCAGCCGGACACGGCGCCATGGTGCTCGATCTCTTTCACGACATGACGATCGGCCTGATCGCGCTGATCATCGCCTTGAAAGTGACCGCGTGCCTGATCTCGCTCGCCTCGGGCTTCCGCGGCGGCCTGTTCTTCGCCTCGCTGTTCGTGGGCAGCCTGATCGGCAAATTCTTCGCGGCAGTGCTTCTCCTGATCAGCCCGAACTTCGCGATCGATCCGCTGGTCGCGATGCTGACGGGCATGGCGACGCTCGGCGTTGCCATCGTCGGCGGCCCCCTGACCATGTCGTTCCTGGTGCTCGAGATGACGCGCAATGTCGACGTCACCGCCGTGGTGCTCGCCGGCTGCATCGTCACCTCGATCTGCGTCCGCTTCATGTTCGGCCATTCCTTCTCGACCTGGCGGCTGCATCTGCGCGGCGAGACCATCCGCAGCGCCAACGACGTCGGTTGGCTGCGCAATCTCACGGTCGAGCGGCTGATGCGCTCCGACGTCGGCAAGGTGCCCTCGACCACGACCATCGCCGCCGCACGCCGCGAGTTCGCGCTGGGCTCGCGGCCGGGTATCGTCATCGTCAACAATGTCGACGAATATGTCGGCCTCGTCCTGCTGCCCGATTTGTTCTCCGGCGACCTCGACACCATCGCCGACGAGATCCAGGTGATCGAGCTCGCCCGCCTGATCGACATCGTGCTGATCCCGGAAATGAACGTGAAGTCGGCGATGGCGGTGTTCGACGAGGCCGAGGCCGAAATGCTGGCGGTGGTCGATTCCACCGACAGCCGCAAGGTGATCGGATTCCTCACCGAAACCTTCGCGCGCCGCCGCTATGTCGAGGAGATCGACAAGGCGACGCGCGGCGTGCTGGGGGCGCTGTCGTAG
- a CDS encoding DUF2798 domain-containing protein → MIAVRKLPARYAPIVMPFVLSVLMTAVVSVISTLRSLGPTPAFLATWPGAWALSWLVAFPTLLVVLPMVRRIVACLVAAPSGR, encoded by the coding sequence ATGATTGCTGTTCGCAAACTGCCGGCGCGCTATGCGCCGATCGTGATGCCATTCGTGCTGTCCGTTCTCATGACGGCCGTGGTGTCGGTCATTTCGACGCTTCGGAGCCTGGGGCCAACGCCGGCATTCCTCGCGACGTGGCCAGGTGCCTGGGCCCTGTCCTGGCTGGTCGCCTTTCCAACGCTGCTCGTCGTGCTGCCGATGGTCCGGCGCATCGTGGCCTGCCTCGTCGCAGCCCCATCCGGCCGGTAG